The following coding sequences lie in one Deltaproteobacteria bacterium genomic window:
- a CDS encoding carotenoid 1,2-hydratase — translation MFSPAYFRARRRSLLADPMLHCALNVVVHGPGGDAWALTEYRGLAVTRERDRLQLGDSLLERDDDGLSITLREQTSPWRRPIRGRVRLEVDAWTDTELALDRATRHCWWPVAPSARIEVELERPRLSFRGSGYHDSNAGIEPLECALAGWSWSRAPTDDGVALLYDVRAQDGEARSLGLHIDRQGRRAPLPAPDRVALPPTRWRLSRPTRVDAGGDATLRRSLVDTPFYARSLIDTRLHGAQRTAVHESIALDRFVRRSTQLMLPFRTRGVGWW, via the coding sequence GTGTTCTCACCGGCCTACTTCCGCGCCCGTCGACGCAGCCTGCTCGCCGATCCGATGCTGCACTGCGCCCTCAACGTGGTGGTGCACGGGCCCGGCGGCGACGCGTGGGCGCTGACCGAGTACCGCGGGCTCGCGGTGACGCGGGAGCGCGATCGTCTGCAGCTCGGCGACAGCCTGCTCGAGCGCGATGACGATGGTCTGAGCATCACGCTGCGCGAGCAGACCTCACCGTGGCGCCGGCCGATCCGCGGTCGCGTGCGGCTCGAGGTCGACGCGTGGACGGACACCGAGCTCGCGCTCGATCGCGCGACCCGCCACTGCTGGTGGCCAGTGGCCCCGAGCGCGCGCATCGAGGTCGAGCTCGAGCGACCGCGGCTGTCGTTTCGCGGCAGCGGCTACCACGACAGCAACGCCGGCATCGAGCCGCTCGAGTGCGCGCTCGCGGGCTGGAGCTGGTCGCGGGCGCCCACCGATGACGGCGTGGCGCTCCTCTACGACGTGCGCGCGCAAGATGGCGAGGCTCGAAGCCTGGGGCTGCACATCGACCGGCAGGGCCGACGCGCGCCCCTGCCCGCGCCCGATCGCGTGGCGCTGCCGCCCACGCGCTGGCGACTGAGCCGGCCGACCCGCGTCGATGCCGGCGGCGACGCGACGCTGCGGCGTAGCCTCGTCGACACGCCGTTCTACGCGCGATCGCTGATCGACACTCGGCTGCACGGTGCCCAGCGCACGGCCGTGCACGAGAGCATCGCGCTCGACCGCTTCGTGCGACGCTCGACCCAGCTGATGCTGCCGTTTCGCACCCGTGGGGTCGGCTGGTGGTGA
- a CDS encoding glycosyltransferase produces MIAGMLAAWWLAIAAVTVGALRRPGRRGVTTSHGADARACAGARVLLVRPCTGDAASTRAAMATRPHVGADVQLRWVGVVAETADPAWPLVQHTAAALRDAGTDAHALVSHARGPNRKAEQIDAAVRRFGGDVDAIVVVDADVDLDSFALEAVLASLLVDPGVGVSWSAPVEVHAHTRGDRRSRAILGGSLHAFVLLRALDPGLLVGKLFAIRPATLAAIGGAASLRLHLGEDFELSRRVREQGLRVVCCDAVATSLVSDRAYATVLDRYTRWLAVVRAQRPARMISYPLLLAAVPLLLALAVACAPAQPWIAATAILATLLLRRAITWLAAARAGLPRAIALHEALAGDVLLLHAWLRALRGAPIAWAGQRLRLGRDGRLQP; encoded by the coding sequence GTGATCGCCGGCATGCTCGCGGCGTGGTGGCTGGCCATCGCCGCGGTCACGGTCGGCGCCCTGCGCAGGCCTGGACGCCGCGGGGTGACCACCTCGCACGGGGCCGACGCGCGTGCCTGCGCGGGCGCGCGGGTGCTGCTGGTGCGCCCGTGCACCGGCGACGCGGCCTCGACCCGTGCGGCGATGGCGACGCGTCCCCACGTCGGAGCCGACGTCCAGCTTCGTTGGGTCGGTGTGGTCGCAGAGACTGCCGACCCCGCGTGGCCGTTGGTGCAGCACACCGCGGCTGCACTTCGCGACGCCGGCACCGACGCGCACGCGCTGGTGTCCCACGCGCGCGGACCCAACCGCAAGGCCGAGCAGATCGACGCCGCCGTGCGACGCTTCGGCGGCGACGTCGACGCGATCGTGGTGGTCGACGCCGACGTCGATCTCGACAGCTTCGCGCTGGAGGCCGTGCTGGCATCACTGCTGGTGGACCCCGGGGTCGGCGTGTCGTGGAGCGCACCGGTCGAGGTCCACGCGCACACCCGCGGCGACCGGCGCTCGCGGGCGATCCTCGGCGGTTCGCTGCACGCGTTCGTGTTGCTGCGGGCGCTCGATCCGGGGCTGCTGGTCGGCAAGCTGTTCGCGATCCGCCCCGCCACGCTCGCAGCCATCGGCGGCGCCGCGAGCCTGCGGCTCCACCTGGGTGAGGACTTCGAGCTGAGCCGTCGCGTGCGCGAACAGGGCCTGCGCGTGGTGTGCTGCGACGCGGTGGCGACCTCGCTCGTCAGCGATCGCGCCTACGCGACGGTGCTCGATCGCTACACGCGGTGGCTGGCGGTCGTGCGAGCGCAACGGCCCGCGCGCATGATCAGCTATCCGCTGCTGTTGGCGGCGGTGCCCCTGCTTCTCGCGCTCGCGGTCGCCTGTGCGCCCGCACAGCCGTGGATCGCCGCGACTGCGATCCTCGCGACGCTGCTGCTACGACGCGCGATCACCTGGCTGGCGGCCGCACGCGCCGGGCTGCCTCGCGCCATCGCCCTGCACGAAGCACTGGCCGGCGACGTGCTCTTGCTGCACGCCTGGCTACGGGCGCTGCGCGGCGCCCCGATCGCGTGGGCTGGCCAGCGGCTTCGGCTCGGCCGCGACGGCCGCCTGCAGCCGTGA
- a CDS encoding lysophospholipid acyltransferase family protein: protein MIPAYRWPAFARWFARHCDRRLRACFHDAALDGVEHLREALAQGPVLAIANHSSWWDAVVAVVLSHRRLGVDAYAMMDAQQLAHVRFFGFVGGFGVDRGHRRDGVEALRYAQSLLDRPGRLVWVFPQGTIAPAHHPLQFEGGAARIAMGVPNLRVVPIGLRYRFGTHERPTLQVACGAALVPTATVPAVVTAQLRDGVLACLQRLDDAAPDALPTWFTRDERPGLATRLLDAIAGWVIARGGSRLQAAVAAEPKPLASPRDRGAAQRP, encoded by the coding sequence GTGATCCCCGCATACCGCTGGCCGGCGTTTGCGCGATGGTTCGCGCGACACTGTGACCGGCGGCTGCGGGCATGCTTCCACGACGCCGCGCTCGATGGCGTGGAGCACCTGCGCGAGGCGTTGGCGCAGGGGCCGGTGCTCGCGATCGCCAACCACTCGTCGTGGTGGGATGCGGTGGTGGCCGTGGTGTTGTCGCATCGGCGGCTCGGGGTCGATGCCTACGCGATGATGGACGCGCAGCAGCTGGCCCACGTGCGCTTCTTCGGCTTCGTCGGCGGCTTCGGGGTCGATCGAGGGCATCGTCGCGATGGCGTCGAGGCGCTGCGCTACGCGCAGTCGCTGCTCGATCGGCCTGGCCGCCTGGTGTGGGTGTTCCCGCAGGGGACCATCGCTCCGGCCCATCACCCGCTGCAGTTCGAGGGTGGCGCGGCCCGCATCGCGATGGGCGTGCCGAACCTGCGGGTGGTGCCGATCGGGCTGCGCTACCGCTTCGGCACCCACGAGCGACCGACGCTGCAGGTCGCGTGCGGCGCTGCGCTCGTGCCCACTGCCACGGTTCCTGCGGTGGTCACCGCGCAGCTGCGCGACGGCGTGCTCGCGTGCCTGCAACGTCTCGACGATGCGGCCCCCGACGCCCTGCCGACGTGGTTCACCCGCGACGAGCGACCCGGGCTCGCGACGCGCCTGCTCGATGCCATCGCAGGGTGGGTGATCGCCCGCGGCGGCTCACGGCTGCAGGCGGCCGTCGCGGCCGAGCCGAAGCCGCTGGCCAGCCCACGCGATCGGGGCGCCGCGCAGCGCCCGTAG
- a CDS encoding phytoene desaturase codes for MVIGSGFGGLAAAVRLGARGYDVTVLERRDRPGGRAYVYQQDGFTFDGGPTVITAPFLFEELWTLCGRRLQDDVELLPVTPFYRIRFDDGALFDYTGDPEAMRAEVQRLAPEDVDGYERFLDMSRRIYEVGFEQLAHVPFDRWTDMARIVPEMMRLRSYRTVYGLVSSFVRNDRLRQILSFHPLLVGGNPFETTSIYSLICHLERRFGVWFPKGGTGALVDGLVRLIEGQGNRVRCNVEVSQIHVVDGAARGVVLADGSRIDADVVVSNADAGWTYKHLLPASARKHWTDARVEKARYSMSLFVWYFGTNRRYEDVAHHTIMLGPRYKPLLDDIFKHKRLAPDFSLYLHRPTASDPSLAPAGHDGFYVLSPVPHLDADVDWTVETEPYRRKLEQFLDQTILPGLSQSLVSSRTLTPLGFRDDLLSLKGAAFGMEPVLLQSAFFRPHNRSEDISGLYLVGAGTHPGAGVPGVLSSARVLDRVVPSAQEALAARREPAVVASLEARHDAA; via the coding sequence ATCGTCATCGGAAGCGGCTTCGGAGGCCTCGCGGCGGCGGTTCGCCTCGGCGCCCGCGGATACGACGTGACCGTGCTCGAGCGCCGCGATCGCCCCGGCGGTCGCGCCTACGTCTACCAACAGGACGGCTTCACCTTCGACGGCGGGCCGACCGTCATCACGGCGCCGTTCCTGTTCGAGGAGCTGTGGACGCTGTGCGGCCGTCGGCTGCAGGACGACGTCGAGCTGCTACCGGTGACCCCGTTCTACCGCATCCGCTTCGATGACGGCGCGCTGTTCGACTACACCGGCGACCCCGAGGCCATGCGTGCCGAGGTGCAGCGGCTCGCGCCCGAGGACGTCGATGGCTACGAGCGCTTCCTCGACATGAGCCGGCGCATCTATGAGGTCGGCTTCGAGCAGCTCGCCCACGTGCCGTTCGATCGCTGGACCGACATGGCGCGCATCGTGCCGGAGATGATGCGGCTGCGCAGCTATCGCACCGTCTATGGGCTGGTCTCGTCGTTCGTGCGCAACGATCGACTGCGGCAGATCCTCTCGTTCCACCCGCTGTTGGTGGGCGGCAACCCGTTCGAGACCACCTCGATCTACTCGCTCATCTGCCACCTCGAGCGTCGCTTCGGGGTGTGGTTCCCCAAGGGCGGCACTGGGGCGCTGGTCGACGGCCTCGTGCGGCTCATCGAAGGCCAGGGCAACCGCGTGCGCTGCAACGTGGAAGTCTCGCAGATCCACGTGGTCGATGGTGCCGCGCGCGGCGTCGTGCTCGCCGACGGCTCGCGGATCGACGCCGACGTGGTGGTGTCGAACGCCGACGCCGGCTGGACCTACAAGCACCTGTTGCCGGCCAGCGCGCGCAAGCACTGGACCGACGCGCGGGTCGAGAAGGCCCGCTACTCGATGAGCCTGTTCGTGTGGTACTTCGGCACCAATCGACGCTACGAAGACGTCGCGCACCACACCATCATGCTCGGGCCCCGCTACAAGCCCCTGCTCGACGACATCTTCAAGCACAAGCGGTTGGCACCCGACTTCAGCCTCTACCTGCACCGGCCGACCGCCAGCGATCCCTCGCTGGCGCCCGCGGGGCATGACGGCTTCTACGTGCTCTCGCCGGTGCCGCACCTCGACGCCGACGTCGACTGGACCGTGGAGACCGAGCCCTACCGACGCAAGCTCGAGCAGTTCCTCGATCAGACCATCTTGCCGGGGTTGTCGCAGTCGTTGGTGAGCTCGCGGACGCTCACGCCGCTGGGATTCCGCGACGATCTGTTGTCGCTCAAGGGCGCGGCCTTCGGCATGGAACCGGTGCTCCTGCAGTCGGCGTTCTTCCGCCCGCACAACCGCAGCGAGGACATCTCGGGACTGTACCTGGTCGGCGCCGGCACGCACCCGGGTGCGGGCGTGCCGGGGGTGTTGTCTTCGGCGCGCGTGCTGGACCGCGTGGTACCCTCGGCGCAGGAGGCACTGGCCGCGCGGCGCGAGCCCGCGGTCGTCGCTTCGCTCGAGGCCCGACACGATGCCGCCTGA
- a CDS encoding 3'(2'),5'-bisphosphate nucleotidase has translation MSTAQLDPETEIAIDAVRAAARVCRAVAAGHIDAVTKADDSPVTIADFAAQAVVMHRLQQRLGAPTVVGEEAAEVLRGDEALADAVVAAARVSWPDATRDAVLAAIDAGAARQADGRYWTLDPIDGTKGFLRRGQYAVCLAWVEGASPLRGVLACPNLSRAADGSPAQVDPSGVVFATDGVAPVVVTGIDDDRREHLPSTPAAIEGALVITHSVESGHTRIDNVDEVVRRLGRAYAAMPSDSQAKYGLVARGQAHAYLRIPTNRTRVEAVWDHAAGTAIASRAGMRVTDLRGAVFDFSSPAGLRHNFGILCAHPEIHGALVEAIAALGLADA, from the coding sequence GTGAGCACCGCGCAGCTGGACCCCGAGACCGAGATCGCAATCGACGCCGTCCGTGCCGCCGCACGCGTGTGCCGAGCCGTCGCCGCAGGCCACATCGACGCCGTCACGAAGGCCGACGACAGCCCGGTCACCATCGCCGACTTCGCCGCGCAAGCGGTCGTCATGCACCGCCTGCAGCAGCGCCTCGGCGCGCCGACGGTGGTCGGCGAAGAGGCGGCCGAGGTCCTGCGTGGCGACGAAGCGCTCGCCGATGCGGTGGTCGCCGCTGCGCGGGTGTCGTGGCCCGACGCGACCCGCGACGCCGTGCTCGCGGCGATCGATGCCGGTGCGGCGCGCCAGGCCGACGGTCGCTACTGGACCCTCGATCCCATCGACGGCACCAAGGGCTTCCTGCGTCGCGGCCAGTACGCAGTGTGCCTGGCGTGGGTCGAGGGCGCGTCCCCGTTGCGAGGCGTGCTCGCGTGTCCGAACCTCTCCCGGGCCGCCGACGGCTCGCCCGCGCAGGTCGATCCGTCGGGCGTCGTGTTTGCCACCGACGGCGTGGCGCCGGTGGTGGTCACCGGTATCGACGACGACCGCCGCGAGCACCTGCCGAGCACGCCCGCCGCGATCGAGGGTGCGCTGGTGATCACGCACTCGGTCGAGTCCGGGCACACGCGCATCGACAACGTCGACGAGGTGGTGCGACGCCTGGGGCGAGCGTACGCCGCCATGCCGAGCGACTCGCAGGCGAAGTACGGTCTGGTCGCGCGCGGCCAGGCCCACGCATACCTGCGCATCCCGACCAACCGCACCCGCGTCGAGGCGGTGTGGGATCATGCGGCTGGCACCGCGATCGCATCGCGTGCGGGGATGCGGGTGACCGATCTGCGCGGCGCCGTGTTCGACTTCTCGTCGCCCGCGGGCCTGCGGCACAACTTCGGGATCCTGTGCGCGCACCCGGAGATCCACGGCGCGCTGGTCGAGGCCATCGCAGCGCTCGGGCTCGCCGACGCGTGA
- a CDS encoding phytoene/squalene synthase family protein has product MPPESHALVPVDQAARDDAACRRLLASGSRSFATAAWLLPSRLRVPTAAFYAFCRVADDAIDLGDDPQAALVRLHAMLDRVYANAPADDVVERSLCRCVHTHGIVREVPEALLDGFARDSTGAAIEDLDALLAYAVRVAASVGIAMTAMMGVHDADTLARACDLGVAMQLTNIARDVGEDARNGRAYLPRTWLAEAGIARDAWLRCPAHSPALASVVERVLALADRYYAAAEPGIDALPADCRPAMRAASRIYADIGRDLRAHGCDAMSRRAHVGTVRKLLWLLRSRWHRGGRAGLDAPALPQAQFLIAAASAVQ; this is encoded by the coding sequence ATGCCGCCTGAGTCGCACGCGCTCGTACCCGTCGACCAGGCCGCTCGCGACGACGCGGCCTGCCGACGGCTGCTCGCCAGCGGCTCGCGCAGCTTCGCCACCGCCGCGTGGTTGCTGCCCTCCCGACTGCGAGTGCCAACCGCGGCGTTCTATGCGTTCTGTCGCGTGGCCGACGACGCCATCGACCTCGGCGACGATCCCCAAGCCGCACTGGTGCGCCTGCACGCCATGCTCGACCGGGTCTATGCAAACGCGCCCGCGGACGACGTGGTCGAGCGTTCGTTGTGCCGCTGCGTGCACACGCACGGCATCGTGCGCGAGGTGCCGGAGGCGCTGCTCGACGGCTTCGCGCGCGACTCGACCGGCGCCGCCATCGAGGACCTCGACGCGCTGCTGGCCTACGCAGTGCGCGTGGCCGCCAGCGTCGGCATCGCGATGACCGCGATGATGGGGGTCCACGACGCCGACACGCTGGCGCGGGCCTGCGATCTCGGCGTGGCGATGCAGCTGACCAACATCGCCCGCGACGTCGGCGAGGATGCTCGCAACGGGCGTGCGTACCTGCCACGCACATGGCTGGCCGAGGCCGGCATCGCCCGCGATGCGTGGTTGCGATGTCCCGCGCACTCGCCCGCACTCGCGAGCGTGGTCGAGCGGGTGCTCGCGCTGGCCGACCGCTACTACGCAGCCGCCGAGCCTGGCATCGACGCGTTGCCGGCCGACTGTCGCCCGGCGATGCGTGCTGCCTCGCGGATCTACGCCGACATCGGGCGCGATCTCCGGGCCCACGGTTGCGATGCGATGTCGCGGCGCGCCCACGTGGGTACCGTGCGCAAGCTGCTCTGGCTGCTGCGATCGCGCTGGCACCGGGGCGGTCGCGCCGGTCTCGATGCCCCCGCGTTGCCGCAGGCGCAGTTCCTGATCGCGGCCGCGAGCGCGGTCCAGTGA
- the hemL gene encoding glutamate-1-semialdehyde 2,1-aminomutase, producing the protein MSPASRDGRSGARSHELFTAAQRVIPGGVNSPVRAFKSVGAEPPFIRRAEGARVYTEDGAELIDYVGSWGPAILGHAHPEVIEAVLRAARDGLSFGAPTAAEVELADQLCAMVPSLKDGMVRLCNSGTEATMSALRVARGYTGRDKIVKTDGAYHGHADVLLVAAGSGAATLGIPGSAGVPDSVVADTLLVPWNDIDAVRALVAQHPDEIAAIIIEPVVGNMGCVPPRAGYLEQLRALTHEHGIVLVFDEVMTGFRVARGGAQERYGVTPDMTTLGKIVGGGMPIGAYGGKREIMERVAPVGTVYQAGTLSGNPVAVAAGLATLRLIDRDPPYAALERRSAALADGLTALAAKHELPWHGNRVGSMFTGFFQRGEVWNYDDAKRSDTKLFGAYFREMLARGIYLAPSQFEAAFVSAAHDDEAIAATLAAADEAMTAVAGAR; encoded by the coding sequence ATGAGCCCAGCATCCCGAGATGGTCGATCCGGAGCGCGCAGCCACGAGCTGTTCACCGCCGCCCAGCGTGTGATCCCCGGCGGCGTGAACAGCCCAGTGCGCGCGTTCAAGTCCGTCGGTGCCGAGCCGCCGTTCATCCGCCGTGCCGAGGGCGCGCGCGTGTACACCGAAGACGGCGCCGAGCTCATCGACTACGTCGGCTCATGGGGCCCTGCGATCCTCGGCCACGCCCACCCCGAGGTCATCGAGGCGGTCCTCCGTGCCGCCCGCGACGGCCTCAGCTTCGGCGCGCCGACGGCCGCCGAGGTCGAGCTCGCCGATCAGCTGTGCGCGATGGTGCCGAGCCTGAAGGACGGCATGGTGCGGCTGTGCAACTCGGGCACAGAGGCCACGATGAGCGCGCTGCGGGTCGCCCGTGGCTACACCGGGCGCGACAAGATCGTGAAGACCGACGGCGCCTACCACGGTCACGCCGACGTGCTGCTGGTCGCGGCGGGCTCCGGCGCGGCGACCCTCGGCATCCCCGGATCGGCTGGCGTGCCCGACTCGGTGGTCGCCGACACGCTGCTGGTGCCATGGAACGACATCGACGCCGTCCGGGCCCTGGTCGCCCAGCACCCCGACGAGATCGCCGCCATCATCATCGAGCCGGTGGTCGGCAACATGGGCTGCGTGCCGCCGCGCGCGGGCTACCTCGAGCAGCTGCGCGCGCTGACCCACGAGCATGGCATCGTGCTGGTGTTCGACGAGGTCATGACCGGCTTCCGGGTCGCCCGCGGCGGCGCACAGGAGCGCTACGGCGTCACGCCCGACATGACCACGCTGGGCAAGATCGTCGGCGGCGGCATGCCGATCGGCGCCTACGGTGGCAAGCGCGAGATCATGGAGCGCGTGGCCCCGGTCGGCACCGTCTACCAGGCCGGCACCCTCAGCGGAAACCCGGTCGCGGTCGCGGCCGGCCTCGCGACGCTGCGCCTCATCGATCGCGACCCGCCCTACGCCGCACTCGAGCGGCGGAGCGCCGCGCTGGCCGACGGGCTCACTGCGTTGGCCGCGAAGCACGAGCTGCCGTGGCACGGCAACCGCGTGGGCTCGATGTTCACCGGCTTCTTCCAGCGCGGCGAGGTGTGGAACTACGACGACGCCAAACGCAGCGACACCAAGCTCTTCGGCGCCTACTTCCGCGAGATGCTCGCGCGCGGCATCTACCTGGCGCCGTCGCAGTTCGAGGCCGCGTTCGTCTCGGCCGCGCACGACGACGAGGCCATCGCCGCCACCCTCGCCGCCGCCGACGAGGCCATGACCGCCGTCGCAGGTGCACGTTAG
- the gyrA gene encoding DNA gyrase subunit A, which translates to MSSEQKTALNIEDEMRSSFLDYAMSVIVSRALPDARDGLKPVHRRVLYAMNELRNTHTQPYKKSARVVGDVIGKYHPHGDQSVYDALVRLAQSFSMGYPLVDGQGNFGSVDGDAPAAMRYTEVRMQKLASELLADIDKETIDWVPNYDDKEFEPSVLPTRVPNLLLNGAVGIAVGMATNIPPHNLTELVDATLALIDTPEIDIRGLLQIVRGPDFPTGGLIIGRTGIMQAYASGRGSITVRARCEIEEDEKGREAIVVTEIPYQINKARLIERIAELVRDKKLEGISDVQDYSDRTGMRMWIQVKRDAAAQVVLNNLYKMTDLQTSFGVNMIAIVNGRPQLLTLRDALLHFIDHRRQVVTRRSRFELRKAMERREIVEGLGVAVDAIDRVIAIIRGSSDPDAAREALMAEPLMGYAGFLQRCGRPEAEIEAARQGPYRLSERQARAILDMRLQRLTGLEREKIEGEYRELSAEIARLEAILADHTLLMKEIREELVKIRVEYGDPEGQGAGPGGPNTPGSRRTEIVEGEEEIDPIDLVADESMVVMLTRNGYIKRLPSEEYRVQGRGGKGVKGGGGRDDTDFVTEVFEATAHATVLMFTNTGRVFRKRVFELPLGRRDSAGKALVNFLELRDGEKIIEMVPFRQADVTDQHHIVTTTKNGYIKRTALSEYENIRTTGLNAVVIDDDDELIAVRFTDGKQHIIMSSGDGMSIRFDENEVRPMGRQARGVRGMGLRDGDTVVAMDAVSPDAQEDLLTLCENGYGKRTSVTEYRTQSRAGLGLITIKVTERNGKVVGSLLVRSTDQLMVVTSGGKVIRTRVDEISVLGRNTQGVRIIRTDEGERVVAVARLVEGEGDSEVEGEAGPTAAGGETIGETEGNDPGDGEPNADA; encoded by the coding sequence ATGAGCTCAGAACAGAAGACCGCGCTGAACATCGAAGACGAGATGCGGAGCTCGTTCCTCGATTACGCGATGAGTGTGATCGTTTCGCGCGCGCTCCCGGATGCGCGCGACGGCCTCAAGCCAGTACATCGTCGCGTGCTGTACGCGATGAACGAGCTGCGCAACACGCATACGCAGCCGTACAAGAAATCCGCGCGCGTCGTCGGCGACGTCATCGGCAAGTACCACCCCCACGGTGACCAGTCGGTCTACGACGCGCTGGTTCGGCTCGCGCAGAGCTTCTCCATGGGGTACCCGCTGGTCGACGGCCAGGGCAACTTCGGCTCCGTCGACGGCGATGCGCCGGCGGCCATGCGCTACACCGAGGTGCGCATGCAGAAGCTGGCGAGCGAGCTGCTCGCCGACATCGACAAGGAGACCATCGACTGGGTCCCCAACTACGACGACAAGGAGTTCGAGCCGAGCGTGCTGCCCACGCGGGTGCCGAACCTCCTGCTGAACGGCGCGGTCGGCATCGCGGTCGGCATGGCGACCAACATCCCGCCGCACAACCTCACCGAGCTGGTCGACGCCACGCTCGCGCTGATCGACACCCCCGAGATCGACATCCGCGGCCTGCTGCAGATCGTTCGCGGCCCCGATTTCCCCACCGGCGGCCTCATCATCGGCCGCACCGGCATCATGCAGGCCTACGCGAGCGGGCGCGGCAGCATCACGGTGCGCGCGCGCTGCGAGATCGAAGAGGACGAGAAGGGCCGTGAGGCCATCGTCGTCACCGAGATTCCGTACCAGATCAACAAGGCGCGCCTCATCGAGCGCATCGCCGAGCTGGTGCGCGACAAGAAGCTCGAGGGCATCTCGGACGTGCAGGACTACAGCGATCGCACCGGCATGCGGATGTGGATCCAGGTCAAGCGCGACGCCGCCGCCCAGGTCGTGCTCAACAATCTCTACAAGATGACCGATCTGCAGACCTCGTTCGGGGTCAACATGATCGCGATCGTCAACGGCCGCCCGCAGCTGCTCACGCTGCGCGACGCGCTGCTGCACTTCATCGATCACCGCCGACAGGTGGTGACCCGCCGCTCGCGCTTCGAGCTGCGCAAGGCGATGGAGCGCCGCGAGATCGTCGAGGGCCTCGGCGTCGCAGTCGACGCGATCGATCGCGTCATCGCGATCATCCGCGGCTCGAGCGATCCCGACGCCGCACGCGAGGCGCTGATGGCCGAGCCGCTGATGGGCTACGCCGGCTTCCTGCAGCGCTGCGGCCGCCCCGAGGCCGAGATCGAGGCCGCGCGCCAGGGCCCCTACCGCCTGAGCGAGCGCCAGGCGCGGGCGATCCTCGACATGCGCCTGCAGCGACTGACGGGGCTCGAGCGCGAGAAGATCGAGGGTGAGTACCGCGAGCTCTCGGCCGAGATCGCGCGACTCGAGGCGATCCTCGCCGACCACACGCTCCTCATGAAGGAGATCCGCGAGGAGCTGGTCAAGATCCGCGTCGAGTACGGCGACCCCGAGGGTCAGGGTGCCGGCCCGGGCGGGCCGAACACGCCCGGCTCGCGTCGCACCGAGATCGTCGAAGGCGAGGAGGAGATCGATCCGATTGATCTGGTCGCCGACGAGTCGATGGTCGTCATGCTCACGCGCAACGGCTACATCAAGCGGCTGCCCTCGGAGGAGTACCGGGTGCAGGGCCGCGGCGGCAAGGGTGTGAAGGGCGGTGGCGGGCGCGACGACACCGACTTCGTGACCGAGGTGTTCGAGGCCACCGCGCACGCCACCGTGCTGATGTTCACCAACACCGGCCGCGTGTTCCGCAAGCGGGTGTTCGAGCTGCCGCTCGGGCGTCGCGACAGCGCCGGCAAGGCGCTGGTCAACTTCCTCGAGCTCCGTGACGGCGAGAAGATCATCGAGATGGTGCCGTTCCGTCAGGCCGATGTGACCGACCAGCACCACATCGTCACCACCACCAAGAACGGCTACATCAAGCGCACCGCGTTGTCGGAGTACGAGAACATCCGCACCACCGGCTTGAACGCGGTCGTCATCGACGACGACGACGAACTCATCGCGGTGCGCTTCACCGACGGCAAGCAGCACATCATCATGAGCTCGGGCGACGGCATGTCGATCCGCTTCGATGAGAACGAGGTGCGCCCGATGGGTCGCCAGGCCCGCGGCGTGCGCGGCATGGGCCTGCGCGACGGCGACACCGTGGTCGCGATGGACGCGGTCTCGCCCGACGCCCAGGAAGACCTCCTGACGCTGTGCGAGAACGGCTATGGCAAGCGCACGTCGGTGACGGAGTACCGCACACAGAGCCGCGCCGGCCTCGGCCTCATCACGATCAAGGTCACCGAGCGCAACGGCAAGGTCGTGGGCAGCCTGTTGGTCCGCAGCACCGACCAGCTGATGGTCGTGACCAGCGGCGGCAAGGTCATCCGCACCCGAGTCGACGAGATCAGCGTGCTCGGCCGCAACACCCAGGGCGTTCGCATCATTCGTACCGATGAGGGGGAGCGCGTGGTCGCGGTCGCGCGCCTGGTCGAGGGCGAGGGCGACAGCGAGGTCGAAGGCGAGGCCGGTCCGACCGCGGCCGGGGGTGAAACCATCGGCGAGACCGAGGGCAACGACCCCGGTGACGGCGAGCCGAACGCGGACGCCTGA